The Gadus macrocephalus chromosome 9, ASM3116895v1 genomic interval GTAACAAGCAGCACAACGGGAGGAGAGAAAACGTTACACGGGAGATGTGGATGCCACACTCTATTGTCGACAGAAAAGCATCTGCAATGCTTACAGCGTTGTGATTCTGTGCTGTGATCCTGCTTTTCCCCATAACACCCCTCTAAATATTGGCATAGTATCTAGCTACCATACGCATCAACAACAGCGTGATTTCATTATAACGATTCATGCTGACCAATTCCCTTTAGGACAACAAGGAAAGCAATACAGCCTTTCATGTTTCATCCGTGATATTGACCTAAGACAAACACAGAAAGGACAACAAGGAAAGCGATACAGCCCTTTATGTTTCATCTCTGATATTGACCTAAGACAAACACAGAATAATGTTGACCTCCTCGTTTTTACGTTTACGTCACCGTCTCGCATCATACAACTAGTGGGTCACTTTGCAGAGCCATCTCAATGTTACCAACCCATGTTGATATGACACAGTGTACTAGTCTAATGCACCCGTCGTGTGTGTGGTCCGTAGCGGACACGCCCATCGAGGAGTTCAGCCCGACGCCAGCGTTCCCGGCGCTGCAGTACCTGGAGTCTGTGGACGAGGGCGGTGTAGCGTGGCTGGCAGGTCTCAGGACCGGGGACTTCCTCATTAAGGTCTGTACCCTGAAGCGTACACACCCTGGTCGCCAAACTATGCATGGAACcatcccccccgtctctctgccATGCCACCAGCCTTGCCGTCTTCAAAGCCTTGTATTTTTGATAAACACTACTGCCTTAAACACTTAGTCCTCAACTTACCGTCCACcaccctgtctgtgtgtatgtaccctgtctgtgtgtatgtaccctgtctgtgtgtaagtaccctgtctgtgtgtaagtaccatgtctgtgtgtatgtaccctgtctgtgtgtaagtaccctgtctgtgtgtaagtaccatgtctgtgtgtgtgaatgtatggttttctcttgtgtttgtatttaatgTCTAATGCTGTTATTTAGTCTTCGTAAATGTTTAGTATTGTATTCcgttctgtatatatatatatatatatatatatatatatatatatatagtattgtgttgacattattttattgtatactTTTATTTCATTTCTAATTCCTATGGCAACAGTACCACTCTTCCCAGTTCTCTTATTTAACTAGGTTGTACTATAACTGTTtgagctgcagctgctgctccaaTTCTGATCACGTGCTTCGGTTGTTCTCAGGCTCACTTGTCACTTCGGATGAAGCGTCCGTTAAATGACTCAATGTTGTGCGCAGAGAGCCCTCTGGGCCGGAAAGTAAGACTGTGAACAACACCAGACGCTCGTCGGGTGTTATTGGTGGTCAGCAGTGATCATGGTGTCGTCCTGTCCTGTGTGTAGGTGAACCAGGACAACGTGGTGAAAGTGGGACACAAGCAGGTGGTGAACATGATCCGACACGGAGGGAACCGGCTCATCATCAAGGTGGTGACCGTCAGCCGCACCCTAGACCCGGAGAAGACAAACCCCAAGAAAGGTGCCGCTCAGTCTCCCCTTTTTTTTCCCACCCATATTTTTTgccttttctcttcctcttcaatCCATGCTGTGTCCTGTTCACAATGGAGGGCCTATATCATTGCATAACACATCACCTCTTCGTTGTCTGTGTTCCTAACACTTGTGGAGCAGAAACAaatgatgggggtggtggatgTAAGGCTAATGTTTCACCGAGAGCTGCATCCATGGAACCCGCTAACATAATGACTGAGCGTGTAAGCATTGGTGTTTGATGAGAATCTGTCGACTTCTGTCCTTGTAGTTCCCCCTACCCCAAGACGGGGACCATCCACCCTGCTGTCCATGGCTATGAGGTCCAAGTCCATGACTTCAGAGCTGGAGGAATTATGTAAGACACACATATTAAACATTACCCACCATTGCAACAGTCCCATGCTAGATGCTCTCTTTCTGCCATCCCTCTTTCCATCCGTGTTATAGAGAGGtaaacacatacaggcacaaaGACTACATATTACTCAATCCGTTTTTATGTTaagtttgtttttatgtgtgtttgtgcctgtttttgtgtgtgtgtgtgtgtgtgtgtgtgtgtgtgtgtgtgtgtgtgtgtgtgtgtgtgtgtgtgtgtgtgtgtgtgtgtgtgtgtgtgtgtgtgtgtgtgtgtgtgtgtgcactcatgcGTGTGCATAGGATAATATTTTCGGGGTCCTTTTGTTTTCAGTGTTTTTGTTACAATTTGCAAACTATGTTGATTTTGTCACATAATTAATCTAGACTGAATTATCCAAAtaaataatgttatcaatagTGTATTCATCCTCTGTGTGCTTTCTTTGTCTAGCTACACTGAAAAGGAAGAAGGATGGTGAGTCTAAATGTTGTCTGTTTTCATGTGGTAAAAAAGTATTGCCATCCAAAGTATGGCAACGTGAATAGTGCACGTTGAATGATCATCTCAAAAGTCTTTCGTTATTTGAAAGTAGAAGCTGTACTCTTCAataacatcaacacaacaaatCGAACAACCCTAACCAAGACACATTCTTTACAGGAAAATAAAGTTGTATTCTCTTGGGTAATATGTTATTTTCAGTCTGGTTCATTAGCATTAACAAGCTCATTGCCATTTCTCCTCAATATTTTTGTGAATCTGAATCACGACAATTATGTACATTGTTCATCGCTTAAGCCATACTTTTGTTAAttgtgtccggtgtgtgtgtgtgtgtgtgtgtgtgtgtgtgtgtgtgtgtgtgtgtgtgtgtgtgtgtgtgtgtgtgtgtgtgtgtgtgtgtgtgtgtgtgtgtgtgtgtgtgtgtgtgtttgtgtagatgaCCATGCAGAGAAGCCAATGTGGGACAGTAACCGTAACAGCACACCTAACGTAGAGAGCAGAAAACCCCCACCAAAGACACGCTCATCCAGTCGCTACTCACCCTTCAATCCTGAGATGAATGTAAGCACATTCTCCTCCACTAAGTAGGCTAAAACTCAGCAAAAAATGTAAGCTGCATCTCTGCTTGAAAGTAGGCTGAAGCTTTATTTGATGTTGTCCCCTGAGGCCAACTTTTACACTTTTGAAGTGGTGGTGATTCAGGGGCAAGTATGTACCTTACTTTTCCCTTTGTACGTTTCTGATTCCTGTCTCATTGTAGTCCATTGGCGATATCCAGGAAGTGCCTCAGCCGAGCCGGGCAGGACCAACGAACGCCAGAGCAGCTTACCTCGGTATTCCTAAACAGGGAATCATCAGGAGACAGAAATCCATCGGTAAGGACAGCACTGGTTCACTGAAATACACGTGTCTCACTCAAGACCATGATGCTTGAAGGTACTCGATCTTTACATTTAATTGATTTGGTAATTTAGTTTTAATGagtaataattatattttacatttataattaaaataatagtaatcatcctcttcatcatcatcatcagatagcatttttataaaaaaaaatccaatacTGTGTTACTGTATAATCCCCTTGAACATCCAATTTACTGCTGCAAAGTAGGTGAAGCAAGCACTGTTTTGCAGTGCAACACCGTCATCTCTGCCACTGCCTTGAccttaatatataaataaaccaaCTCAGCATCTTAACACTGCTGTCCCATGGCTGCACGCGTCCCGCCCCAGGGGTCACCGAGGAGGAGAAGACCTTCCTGTCCCCCCCCATGCTGAAGCTGGCCCGGAGCCTCTCCATGCCGGACACCTCCGAGGACATCCCCCCGCCGCCggccgtctcccccccctcccccccgtccccctccccctacacCTCGTCCCACCCCCAGGCCCCGGAGCCTGAGGAGCGGGTGCTGTACGGCGGGGCGGTGTACCCCCGGTTCCCCCAGAACGGGGCCGCCCCCGGGAAGGGCGGCCCTCCCGCCGCGGAGAAGGCCGAGGACAGCGAGGACGCGGCCTGGAAACGGAACGCAGCGGGCACAGGTACGTCTGGGGGGCGGGGATCTAACATCGGCCTGATTTAGTACATTCTTTCAAAATGTTTTTGCCAAATGTTAgcagtcaaaaataaataaaagtcagTTTGGAAAACTGACTTTTTTTTCCCATCTAATGTCATTctaataaaacacaattttcctcCTTATCACGAGTTAACATATTGAAGAATAAACAATGAATGAAATGTACTTACTGATTACAGTAATGGGTAATGTAATGTGAAATGAGCTGTGACAAAGACCAATAAGGTTCTCTGTACCAGAtgtgaatgctccacagcaggTGAATATAACACAACTGAATATGATATGTAATCAGTTAATTCCCATTTTGAAATGATGATGGGAGCCACCATCACCTTCAGAAGTGCTGCACTCCCTATACAGTCATTTATTTCAGTGCTGCTCTATCTTTCTGTGTGAGACCCATTTCAGAGCTTAGAGGTGGCATTTCTTCAAGTACTTTCTTCCATTTTATGTGCCATATCCGTTTATTGTTTATATTTCAGAGGCAAACCTGAAGCTGTCTAGACTCCTCTGTCAAAGGGTCATTTATGAATCAGCTTTAATAACCACAGCACATTATCATTAACCCATACACCCATCCTACAGCCCAGCAGAGTTTTCTCAACCGCTGTACCCCAGCCCAGATCCCAGAGAACCCGTACTCTGACCGGGCCAAGCTCAGCTCCAACATGGGCTCATTCAGCGTGAGCAAACAAGCAAGGTACTCTTGTTGTGTCACTCTTCATAACCACTCTGTTTGTGTTCAAAGCCTTATCATTTGGAGGTCATCAGACCATACCAACTAAATACAGGTGTACCGCCGTGACCAATGAGTGAAGGGAGATTGGTTCGGACTGACATGGTCTGAAGGACCTTGCCACTACTTTGGCCGATTTGTAGTAATCCCGGTAATTGGTACTTAGTTAGTAATTCCGTAAATGATTTTATGGGAGATGTATTACTTGTGTATATCGATTTCTGTCTCGATTAATAGAGCACAGTTTCCCAGGCACCAGTGCTGGCAGTGAAGGAGAAACACGCAGATGCCGACGTAAAAaccaactttatttatagataTCTAGCTAAGATATGGAGGAGACGGTTAGgtttatatataattaaaaaatgaTGGACAATTCTCTTCAAATCCCTCCTTGTCTCGGTTTCACATCAACATCCAATTCTCTTCACCATTGTGACTCCCCGACcatttccaccaccaccacaaccacaaacaaacccacCATCATGTGCCATCATAAGGAAAGGGATGCTGATGAAGCAGCCAAAGGTGGAGGACAAGCCAGAGAAGGGGTCttccatccccatccccaccatcatcatcaaggAGCCGTCCACCTCCAGCAGCGGTAAGAGCAGCCAGGCCAGCAGCATGGAGGTGGAGCCTGGAAGTCAGGATCTGCCAGGTAGGCTGGGAACATGGTGCTGTATGGATATAGCAGGGCTCTAAATATAGCAGGGTGACTCACACTCCTTCATGCAATGTTTAAAACAAGGGTCTGCCAAGTCTAGCGACCGTCCCGGGGTCATACTTTTTGCATTCTGTCAAATGAAAATAGAGCCTGATCACGAACACTAGTCACGCTACTCATGTATCTCTGTTGCTGTATAAAGTTAATGCAAGCATAAATATGTACGCAGTCGTTCGTCGTATTTGTTGTTCATTTGTGTCGTCAATCATTTAGTATGGCATGGCTTAAACATCAGGAGAGTTGGTCATCTGCTGCTATTCAATGGTTCTCAAATCCCTGCTTCTAGGCCAGCTCCGGCCAGACACCACCCCCGACACCAGCAGTGTCTTCGTGGTGCCCACCATACGCTCCCGGAGGCTGGCCGACCTGCGGAACTCCGTGTCCTTCCGGTCCACGGACCTGGGGGACGAGGAGCCCGCCGCCCACGCCCCGTCCCGCCTGCGCCAGTCCCGGTCCATCGACGAGGGCATGCTCAGCAGCGACGAGCACTTCCGCCGGCTGGTGGTCAACCCCCTGTCCCTGCTCAACATCCCCGACTCCAACGGCGGAGGCGCGGCGGCGGGACACCTGATGGACTGCAACGCCCCCGAGCCGTCCATGCTCCGGGCCCCCCTCAACACCCGGACCGGCCTGCACCACTctcagcagcaccagcaccacctcagcCCCCTCAGCCTGCCCGTCAAGACGTACACGCCCTCTCTGTCCTCGCTGTCCTCGCCGGCCTCCCCGTCCATGGGATACGGACACTACCTGCACCCGGTCACCGGTAAGCCCTTGGACCCCAGCTCCCCGCTGGCCCTGGCGTTGGCCGCCAGGGACCAGGCCATCAGGGGACAGAATCAGCCGCAGCCGCTCAAGACTCAAGAGGCGTCCAAGTCGGACCTCAACATGCCGTTGTTCATCGATACCAAACTGGCTCGTCCGAGTGCGGAGTCGTCCTTTGGCAGTGCGACGGTGACCCCGTTGGCCCGCACCGGGCCCAGGGGAGCCCTGCGGAGGTAAGGCTCCCACTGATCCCAGCTCAGTTCCTACCGAGGGTTACATTCACACCAGGACAAGGGAAACGGCTGGTGTGATTTGTCATCACCAGCATGTTTTCTCTTGTATCATCCGTCTAGCGTTTGGCAAGTTAGTCGACAATCTCTGTATTTATTTCCTCATCTGACTCTAGCTCTTACTCCATCACACACAAGAAGCTGACTTGCACTCCTATGAGACTGATCgctaaaaatgtattttaggaAAAGTATGAATGGCCAACTCATCATAAGGAGGTGTTCTGCTGACCAGGCTGCTTGCTCTGTggcctgtttttaaatgtgtgaGACAAATGTGATGATCTGTTTCAGACAACCAGGGAGCGGGGGCTTCAGAGCCTGGTCGCATACATGTAGAACAAATCAATGTCCCCCGTAGATTTCACATTCATCCCCCTAGATGTTCCAGACCGCTGATTGACAAgctgtattttttttcaaatgatccCCATATTGGGGTTTATAGTTGGGTGATGAATCACCCCCTAGTGTACATTTGGTGTAAGGACATGTTATGTAGGTTGCGCAGAAGTAGGAATTGAAAACTGTTTACAACATTGTTGCTTGGCATTTTCACAAAGTATTTATATAACCCATGCTGTTGCAAGAATGTTGAGGGCTAAAGGGTAGAAACAGGAACATGATGCATGAAGCATTTCCAAAAAGCTGCCCAGCTGACCAGCTGATTTATGATGGATCATAAATTACAATCTCCATTTTAATTGGGCCTATAATATAAATAGCATGGTGAGGACAGGGTGGGTGTAACTGCTCCCTTGCTAAAAAAGAGTCCCAGTATCTGCTAGCCGTAGTGGACCTGACCGGAACGATCAAAGCCCACCCGGGTAcgttaccatggtaaccacGGTCCACTGTTTATGCGTGCAATAGCATGTGTttaacctagagagagagagagatctacaatgaaaaaaacattctgCAAGTGGTGTCGGGGTTTGGTTCTATTTTAAATACACGTATCAAATAGTTGTTTACTATTGCAGCTTAACAATACAGCCACCTTAGTCCTCCCACAGGCTGTGCTTCAgtccccactctctccctcaaaAGCCTTGTTAAATAAACAATCACCGAGATGAGCTGCAGCTGGCCTCAATTGGCGGTGGCCTGGTTGTTGTAGTCTTTTGTTGTAGTCTTTTTCGCCAAAGCAATCTTCCTTCTACCTTGAGCTGACCTATCTTCCATCTATGTGTGATGCCACACGCCCAGCGTCGTCAGTTGCACGTTAATTATCGTATTTGTACGATCATTTTGCTCTCTATACAATGTAGGATAAATAATGAAAAGTCGTGCATCAAATATGGTGATTTGTATGTATAATGTTGAATTAATAGCAATGTACTATTCACTCTCTGATGTCTGTCCTTAACACTGCACATCCAGAATGAACAGTTTAGTCCACTTCTGTATGACCCACTCTGCTGTCTGGAAATCTCTCTTGCACTGGATTATCCTGGGTTCATGAGAAACCTTTAATCAGATATGAACTATGCAGCTTTATACATGGGAAATCAGATAAGTACCATATTGTTAATTAGAAAAAAGGAATAATTCAACCTATTATTACTTAAAATCTCCATGCCCCATTTATTTCCATAGTTGATGTGGGAGCATCCGTGACCCCTCACAACTGAAACTGAACTGTTTCATACGCAATTCTGAATCTATTATcataatattatttataattaacaatctctctctctctctctctctctctctatacacacacacacacacactattcagaTTTCAATATTCAGAAAAACACTGAGAAAAGCCAAAGCTGTTAGCATTCCCGATGTGTTGTCCCTCACTGCCCTCCTGTGAACCATGTGTCCCGTTCCCCAGGCAGATGACTGAATCCAAGTACGAGACGGACACCAAGTACGAACACCCTCTGGCCAAGGACAAGAAGAGAGCGGAGCCCACGCAGCGGGACGAAGACCTGTCCCAACACAAGCGGGCCGGCCTCCTCATGGTGCACACCTCGGACCGCACGCGCCGCGGCTCCTCGGGGGGTCTcttggggggggaggagcggggCGCCAGGAACGCCGCCTCCAAGGACCACAGCCAGCCGGCCTCTGCGCCTCCCTTGTCTCATAATCCGTCTCACATCCACATCTCCCCGCACAAGACCTTCATCACCGTCAGCTCGGCCGAGGAGCCCGTCAAGCTCCCGTTCGGCATGATCCCACCGCCGCCGCTGGCGTCCGTGGACATCCCCGAGGACGAGCTCTTCCCCGAGTCCCTACCGCCGCCGATAGAGTTCGCCAACAGCTTCGATATCTCTGAGAGCCAGGCCAGCAGCATCGCCGAGCTGCTGAAACAAACCAACAACCTGTCCTCTGACCAGGCCCTGGCCATCACCGAGATCCTGAAGCAAACGCAAAACGCCTCGCCGGGCTCCGCCTCCGCCGCCCGCCAGAGTTCCGTCTCCCCGTTCTATCCCTCCTACTTCCTGCCCACAAACAGCCAGCATGAGATAAAGTGTGCACCAGCTGGCCTGACCAACACCATGCTTCCTATTTATCCCGAGGTCTCCCTAGACAGCTTCGGGCCGGTGGGCGATTCAGGgatagaggtggaggtggacagcAGGTCGGTCGGCGGGGACCCCCAGCTGGAGACCACCGGCACTGTGTCCAACGTCTCTTCCATGTCCACCCTGTCCTCGGAAGGAGGGGGCGAGGGTCTGGACCCTTGCTCCGTCTATGGAGACGGTCAGGCCTTCACCGCCGCGGCCATGATCAACAAATCCAACAAAAGCACCAAGGTGAAAACGCACAATGTGGTGCTCCACCACAGGAGCGGGAAGGATATGGGACACGAGGGCATGATGGCCCATCGGGACGAGAGCTCCTACAACGGAGGAGGGCCTCCCTCCTAcgtcccacctcctcctgcacctgggGAGGGCCCGCGCACGCCCCGGgacggaggagaggggaagcTCCCTCACATGTCTAAAGCTGGAGAGACAAGGAGATCCAGGTAGGATGCTTACCCTTTCTTCTTGCACATGTTACCCCTTCACCTCTTTCATCCAGCTGGGAGGCACGGCCATAGCAGTCAATGGTAggtgcgatgacgtcacactgATCACTGCGTAGTCACAGGCTCACCAAAAGTGTTCTTTCTGTCACATAGGTCGTGGATCTTGGGTGTCTTTGGTTTTATCACATATTGGATCTACCTGAGCAGTTTGCTACAAGCCCTCACGGATCACGGATGTACATTTCATGCATCCCTTTTGCTTTGAGGTGCATTCTCGTCTGCGTGTTCTTCATGAATTCACCATTTGTGTTCTCCCGTGTCCCTCCAGGAACCCGGACTTCTCCTCTGGCGTGCCGCGCAGGAACACAGTCACCTTCGCTTCCACGACTGTCCTGTCGTCGCTCTCGTGCCAAGAGGTCATCACCAACTCCAGCGCACTCTCCGGTTCCAACCAAAGGTCCCCCTCCCCgagcctctcccctccccctgacgCCGGCCTCAGGCATCCccctcacacctcctcctcctccccctcctcccccgccctgGCCGACCTCTACGTGCTTCCGCCTCTGGGCTCGGGGATCTCCCGCTCGTCCTCGCCCCTGCTGTCGTCGCCTTCCGCCTCTTCCAATAAGCCCTTCGCCTCCAAGCCCCTGGTCCTCTGGAGCAAGGAGGACGTGGCCGACTGGCTGGACCACCTGAACCTGTCGGAGCACAAGGACGCCTTCCTGGACAACGACATCGAGGGGAGCCACCTGCCGTCGCTGCAGAAGGACGACCTGGTGGACCTGGGGGTCACCAGGGTGGGGCATCGGATGAACATAGAGAGAGCTCTGAAGGACCTGATGGACATGTAGCTAGGTCTGAGCGCACGGGGAGGGAGGTGGCCCTGCTGCACACCGCACAACATTGATGGCTTTAGAACGTGGTGGTATAATGCTGTAATGTTTTACTGTATGACTGTTTAAAATGCTGAaagactttatatatatatatacatatgtagaTATAGTACATTAGTTATCGATTCAACTAGATTAGTTTGAAAAAGTACTGTTTCAAAAAGTAGTGAAAGAGATCCAGCAGAACTAATACTGAGTAATAGTTGAATATATTTAATTGATATCCCAGGTTGAGATATTACTGCACACCAAGCTTGAAGAAACAAACATGGAATAGACATAGTCGTTTTGTGGAATATGTCATTTTTTAACAGATGACTGTAGAGGAGTGTAATTTATAGGACAGGATTTAGTGGACATTTTAACTCTCTCACATCTGTTGAATGTCAAAACACCACCTgctgtgtggtgcatgtgtccGTGCATTTTTCTACTTTCAGGACTTTTCACCTTAAGTATTTGGTTAAAAAAGAACTTTTGGGATTTGCTGCTATTCCAGTCTTCTTACATGATAATTGTAAACAGATACAGACTGTATTTTATCAATTGTGGCCATTTGCAACCTTTTTGCTAATGATACAAATATAGAGCAATGTTGAATGAGATGTACTGCCCATATACATAATCCTGGCCTTAAGGGAAGTATAACTTTACAAACATATTATATCAGATTATATCATCTCTTCTTTACCaaacattttcattatttatgttATACATGGGTATGTTGCCAA includes:
- the LOC132464395 gene encoding SH3 and multiple ankyrin repeat domains protein 2-like isoform X2, translated to MTCSPTSSEEEMALSLSEGSGAEDSGSSREETRGPGATTVVSSREDVSRETETSLVICVVIPDLQQSIVLNFESTATIWSAKQQVLCTLTQPLRDVLNYGLFQPAFQGRESGFLDEEQPLRQFSIPKCQGVPTLEFRYKSRVYKHTNVNEMLIAKINIQTNLRRFIECIQQLETDKVEKMLDRGLDPNYHDPENGETPLTLAVQLGAGSSSIIIALKNGGAHMDFRSQDGLTALHKAVKANNHVALKTLLDLGSSVNYKDSQSLTPLYHSVLEGGELSCCLLLLRFSATLGCSDENGWTEMHQACRYGHLKHLEQLLLFGADISSQNATGNTGLHISALHKQEPCVRLLLSIGACKDVKNYRGQTPFQVAITAGNFELADIIKTYKDNENVHLRESPRCASPFRVNHASPSSHWVPSSKQQLETAPVLLRSNSEDNNLDPGPKKSHSSTVVSTPSASPSFTSRRSPSPCHRSSSPTMPSPAVSTVKTVGGVRGGRPSSRSRSPSLGRPAAEDVRRQHQRHTSPHSGGGRAGPEPARHRTREEAEQPRNNTQYSAIPARQFVAITPYHPQAEGEIALCKNDRVKVLCVGEGGYLKGSVRGGVGWFPAECVEEVPTQAQEDRPYTRHDHAERRKLFRNYTVGSYDSFEAASNRIIDEKTVVLQKRDNEGFGFVLRGAKADTPIEEFSPTPAFPALQYLESVDEGGVAWLAGLRTGDFLIKVNQDNVVKVGHKQVVNMIRHGGNRLIIKVVTVSRTLDPEKTNPKKVPPTPRRGPSTLLSMAMRSKSMTSELEELSTLKRKKDDDHAEKPMWDSNRNSTPNVESRKPPPKTRSSSRYSPFNPEMNSIGDIQEVPQPSRAGPTNARAAYLGIPKQGIIRRQKSIGVTEEEKTFLSPPMLKLARSLSMPDTSEDIPPPPAVSPPSPPSPSPYTSSHPQAPEPEERVLYGGAVYPRFPQNGAAPGKGGPPAAEKAEDSEDAAWKRNAAGTAQQSFLNRCTPAQIPENPYSDRAKLSSNMGSFSVSKQARKGMLMKQPKVEDKPEKGSSIPIPTIIIKEPSTSSSGKSSQASSMEVEPGSQDLPGQLRPDTTPDTSSVFVVPTIRSRRLADLRNSVSFRSTDLGDEEPAAHAPSRLRQSRSIDEGMLSSDEHFRRLVVNPLSLLNIPDSNGGGAAAGHLMDCNAPEPSMLRAPLNTRTGLHHSQQHQHHLSPLSLPVKTYTPSLSSLSSPASPSMGYGHYLHPVTGKPLDPSSPLALALAARDQAIRGQNQPQPLKTQEASKSDLNMPLFIDTKLARPSAESSFGSATVTPLARTGPRGALRRQMTESKYETDTKYEHPLAKDKKRAEPTQRDEDLSQHKRAGLLMVHTSDRTRRGSSGGLLGGEERGARNAASKDHSQPASAPPLSHNPSHIHISPHKTFITVSSAEEPVKLPFGMIPPPPLASVDIPEDELFPESLPPPIEFANSFDISESQASSIAELLKQTNNLSSDQALAITEILKQTQNASPGSASAARQSSVSPFYPSYFLPTNSQHEIKCAPAGLTNTMLPIYPEVSLDSFGPVGDSGIEVEVDSRSVGGDPQLETTGTVSNVSSMSTLSSEGGGEGLDPCSVYGDGQAFTAAAMINKSNKSTKVKTHNVVLHHRSGKDMGHEGMMAHRDESSYNGGGPPSYVPPPPAPGEGPRTPRDGGEGKLPHMSKAGETRRSRNPDFSSGVPRRNTVTFASTTVLSSLSCQEVITNSSALSGSNQRSPSPSLSPPPDAGLRHPPHTSSSSPSSPALADLYVLPPLGSGISRSSSPLLSSPSASSNKPFASKPLVLWSKEDVADWLDHLNLSEHKDAFLDNDIEGSHLPSLQKDDLVDLGVTRVGHRMNIERALKDLMDM
- the LOC132464395 gene encoding SH3 and multiple ankyrin repeat domains protein 2-like isoform X4, whose amino-acid sequence is MPSPAVSTVKTVGGVRGGRPSSRSRSPSLGRPAAEDVRRQHQRHTSPHSGGGRAGPEPARHRTREEAEQPRNNTQYSAIPARQFVAITPYHPQAEGEIALCKNDRVKVLCVGEGGYLKGSVRGGVGWFPAECVEEVPTQAQEDRPYTRHDHAERRKLFRNYTVGSYDSFEAASNRIIDEKTVVLQKRDNEGFGFVLRGAKADTPIEEFSPTPAFPALQYLESVDEGGVAWLAGLRTGDFLIKVNQDNVVKVGHKQVVNMIRHGGNRLIIKVVTVSRTLDPEKTNPKKVPPTPRRGPSTLLSMAMRSKSMTSELEELSTLKRKKDDDHAEKPMWDSNRNSTPNVESRKPPPKTRSSSRYSPFNPEMNSIGDIQEVPQPSRAGPTNARAAYLGIPKQGIIRRQKSIGVTEEEKTFLSPPMLKLARSLSMPDTSEDIPPPPAVSPPSPPSPSPYTSSHPQAPEPEERVLYGGAVYPRFPQNGAAPGKGGPPAAEKAEDSEDAAWKRNAAGTAQQSFLNRCTPAQIPENPYSDRAKLSSNMGSFSVSKQARKGMLMKQPKVEDKPEKGSSIPIPTIIIKEPSTSSSGKSSQASSMEVEPGSQDLPGQLRPDTTPDTSSVFVVPTIRSRRLADLRNSVSFRSTDLGDEEPAAHAPSRLRQSRSIDEGMLSSDEHFRRLVVNPLSLLNIPDSNGGGAAAGHLMDCNAPEPSMLRAPLNTRTGLHHSQQHQHHLSPLSLPVKTYTPSLSSLSSPASPSMGYGHYLHPVTGKPLDPSSPLALALAARDQAIRGQNQPQPLKTQEASKSDLNMPLFIDTKLARPSAESSFGSATVTPLARTGPRGALRRQMTESKYETDTKYEHPLAKDKKRAEPTQRDEDLSQHKRAGLLMVHTSDRTRRGSSGGLLGGEERGARNAASKDHSQPASAPPLSHNPSHIHISPHKTFITVSSAEEPVKLPFGMIPPPPLASVDIPEDELFPESLPPPIEFANSFDISESQASSIAELLKQTNNLSSDQALAITEILKQTQNASPGSASAARQSSVSPFYPSYFLPTNSQHEIKCAPAGLTNTMLPIYPEVSLDSFGPVGDSGIEVEVDSRSVGGDPQLETTGTVSNVSSMSTLSSEGGGEGLDPCSVYGDGQAFTAAAMINKSNKSTKVKTHNVVLHHRSGKDMGHEGMMAHRDESSYNGGGPPSYVPPPPAPGEGPRTPRDGGEGKLPHMSKAGETRRSRNPDFSSGVPRRNTVTFASTTVLSSLSCQEVITNSSALSGSNQRSPSPSLSPPPDAGLRHPPHTSSSSPSSPALADLYVLPPLGSGISRSSSPLLSSPSASSNKPFASKPLVLWSKEDVADWLDHLNLSEHKDAFLDNDIEGSHLPSLQKDDLVDLGVTRVGHRMNIERALKDLMDM